The genome window CTACACTACTGTTTGCTGTTCAACAATGCTCCATTTGATGGATTATAGTCCATTTCACGTAAAAATATCAGTGCCAATTTCTGTGAAATAGACTGCAGAAAGTAACATTCTACCCAAAGCCATTTGACAGACCACAGGTAGTGTCGTTACTCCAGCAAACTCTCCAACCAAAGTGTACACTGCGTAGTTGATCTGAGACCTCTTCCTCCATTCCAGTGCTTGAGTGAGGACTATCAGACATTAGTCGACGTGCTCGAACCTTTGGTTAGTGTGAAGGCGAAGGAAGAGGTCGCCACATCACTGGTCCACGTCTTTCAGAGGTTAAACAAGGTCAAGGACCTCTTGACCAACATTGTGATGGTAGAGATTGATAGGCTAGGTAAGGAGACCATCTTTCTACAAGGCTAACTATTCGCTTATCGTTCAAGAATTTGGGTtattttaaaagaaaattaGAAACAAGTGacacaaatggtaccatcagtaCTCACTGAgatctttcaaatgaatggtcatgtctttgacaaaaacctcactaatatgcaattattcttttcagaaaatgaacACATGACATTTAGAGGCAATAGTATAGCTACGAAATCCATAGAAGCATTTATGAAACTTGTTGGGGAAAAGGTAAGAATAACTTTTCAAGTCTTGGATGAAGGTAACAGTGGGGCCATCTGATATCCATATGAGAAACTGATCGGATCAAAGTGTCTGTGCCGATAAACCATTAGTTGCGGAAATGGTCGTAATAAAGAATATTCTATGTCAACTCTTCAAATTTATCAACACACATCTTCATGAATCCCATCTCTTTTTTCAGTACCTTCAAGACACATTAAGTGAGTTTGTCAAGACGATCATCGACGCCCCTGACGACTGTGAGGTCGACCCTACTAGGCTAGCCAACCCTCAGTCCCTGCAGCGGAACCAGACCAACCTCGTCATGTACTGCGAGATGGCCTGGTGCAAGATCATCAACAGCTTTTGTTATTTTCCGAAGTAAGTTTGAATTAAGTTCCTCATCTTCTAATCTCAAGCGTTCCAATGCATGAATAGTCATGTCAATTGGTTTCCTGCAACCAATGTCAGTTCACCACTTAGCCAGTGATGTAGACACTGGTCCCCAAgatcattgttttgatagttgtTCCGTCTTTTTCAGGGAACTCAAAGAAGTGTTTGCCAGCTTCCGTGAATGTTGCGTTGAGCGTAATCGTGAAGAGACATGTGATAACCTGATCAGTGCCTCCATCTTCTTACGTTTTCTCTGTCCGGCCATCTTGTCACCCAGTCTCTTCGGACTCAGTCAAGGTGAGTGGCTTTCTGGTTTGAATGCTTGTTTTAGACACGAATTGTTTGGGCTGTCGAAGTGGTTCAGTGcaacatcagcacctgtcatCTCTGAGGTCTCGGGTTTGATTCCTGGTACACTCATGACATAGAGAGGGCAACTGCAACACGCTTTCTCACTCATTGATGTCGGTTTCTTTTTCACTTGCAGAGTACCCCAATGAGAAGGCAGCCAGGAACCTGACCCTCATCGCCAAGACCATACAGAATCTCGCCAACTTCACCAAGTTTGGTGGTAAGGAGGAGTTTATGACGTTCATGAATGACTTCGTGGAACAAGAATGGGGAACAATGAAGAGCTTCCTCAGAAAAATATCGGTATGTTGTTCTAAGTATTCTGTAAAATGACATCAGTATTTCGCCTCCATCAGTGGCCCATTGCAGAATACTGTTCCTCTCAGACTGACTTTTTGCCCCTTGCCGCTTCTCACTTTTGTAAGAATATTGTTGGTAGTGGAGCTTGATCCATTTAGGTCAGAAACTTTGTTAGATAAGTTAGTTGCTCTCTTCAGTAAAAGGAGACAGATTATCAATAAGATTGTGTGGCAATGTCTAAAGTCTCCATTCTTTCTCATCAGACACGGGAAGAAACTACCAACCTCCTGGAGTTTGACGGCTATGTGGATCTCGGCCGAGAGCTCTCCATCCTCCATTCACTTCTCATCGAGACTCTGGATAAGGTATTCACGCTTCAGGTATTGTTGTGGCCTCAGGTGGCAGTcttcatgtttttcttttcattacTTTGATTTATCCTCGACAACTCTTTGGATATTGATAGACGATACCCAAGTTCATGATCTGTGCACATCCAGCTGTTCTTTATATGCAGTACCTCCCTTGTGGCTGGTCGTATTGTCTCAAGATGCCTCAAGTCAGAGAAAATCTGGGTGTACTAGTAGGTCAAACTGAAATGAGGTATTTTCTATCCAAAGAGTTTGAGGATTCACCTTCTGTTTAGTTATATTCTATTAAGTTGCTTCAAGTTGCGATGGTGTGTTAAACCAGGGGTGCTGCCGGATGAACATACAGAAGAGTCAAACAAAAGAATTGCAAAATGTTAATCTTGTGATTATTTCACCAAGATATTTCTGTTATGGCTCTCCATAGAGCGTACCTGCAGCACCCCTGTTAGATATTGTTTGATATTGTTCATTCTTGAAATAATGTTTGTTTCTTTGTTTCTGTTGGGCACCAATGCACCATTTCATCACGCCCCCTATTGGTTCCTCTCGTTCCAAATCTGTAATGCATGATAAAGAAAGTTACATAACTGTCAACTCTTCTTAAAATTACTGGATTATAAGCTACAGATACTACAAGAAAGATTTGGGAAAGTACTCTCCGGAGTACATTCGTAGCTATAAGAAACTGGCAGGCGTTGCTTGGAAACTGTCAGATGTTGCTTAGAAACAGTCAGCCATTGCTTAGAAACTATCAGGCGTTGCTTAGAAACTATCAGACTTTGCATGTGTTGCCTGAAGCTGTCAGTTGGTATTTGGCTATCTGGCTGAATGGTATTGCCTGAAAATCAGTTTGTATATGCCACAAGATCAGTGACACGTATGGTATGTAGCATGTCTTTGAGCAACAGCCCAAGCCTCaaagacaaaatatgtacaacatATTTAATGTTTCTCCTTTTCTATCCAGCCGGGCGAGGCCAGATTAACACGGCTCACCACAACGCTTGCCAGAGTAACCGATGCCCTTGATAATCCATCGCAAACTCTCAAGAGGAAACCGTCATCGGGCGGCGCCGCAAACTATGATAACTTGAGTTTATACAGCAGCTCGTCATCAACGAAAGAGAACGATACGCCAAAATTGAACATGCGGGATTATAACGATGCAGACTTGTCACGTGTGAACGACAAATCTGTGATGCAGAACTTAGCGCGGGCGCACCGGAGTTACAGTTTGACTGGTGGGTCCCGCTCAGGCGTCGCCCATGACTTGAACACTGCCGACGATTATGTACTCTTTGGTGCTTTGGAGGAGAATCCCAACTTGAGTCCGAGTACTTCGAATCGAGCTGAGATAAAAGACTTGAAAGCTAACGAGCATAAACTGAACCAGTCATGGAATCAGATGCTTAAAGCTGCGGAGGTTGTCAATGGCGATGTGATGGACTTGATCGCATTTGTTGATGAGGGGCATGGAGAGGGACCAAATACATCCCTTGATCAGGATAATGGGAGCCAAATCTCAATTAGCCAGGTTTCTAACGTGGCGAGTTCAGGGTATCAGTCATTCGGTTACAGCCAGTCGAGCTCACCGGTAGACCCGTCGGTATTGCATTCGGACCAGCTTACAAACTCTAATACCAACTCCAACAGATCTCCTGTGACGCAACAACGGACTCAACCCCTCTCGTTTTCAAATCCTGTTTACCGGTTAAACGCAGGTTTGGCGAAACTGCCGAAACCGTCAAAAGCTTCACGGTCAAGTTCAGTGAGTTCAGAAGACGATGGAATACTTCTGACACGGATGCCTACGCCGCCAAAAAATGTCTCTTCGAAACCGCCAACGGATTTAGCAGTGCCAAGAATGAATACCATAAACTCTGCAAGTGAGGAGTGCTTAACGATGCCACCTAGTGGACTACAGCGACATCATCGGTCGGCATCTTTAACGTCGGCACCAGGGTTTTATCGTAGTGTTTCTAATTCCACTTCGCCCCTGTCACCTAACCACCCGATGGCTAACCAGGAGGGTTTTTGGTACAAGGAGGGGAACCTCCAGACAAATAACCTTTCACAAAGCGTGGACTTAACATCGTACAATCACCacaaccaacaacaacaacggcgGCCAATGCGGCGGACGTCGACGGACACTGTGATCTCACAATCGCAATATCAGTACCCGGACGGGCGGGGGGCTACGAGTCCCCCAGAAAGCCCCAGATACGGTAGTCTGACCTACAGCCAAAGACGTGCATCACTGCCACAGAATAACGTGCGGATGGGTGTACGTATTGTTCAGCGTAAACTGCATGAACAGGAGAAAACAAAAGAACAGGTAATGGAGGAATCATGGGTAATTGGACTTTTTAACGTTGTTTATGAAGACTcaggaaaatatttcaaatgttcACGGCTCAGTTGGTCAATCAGTGTAAGAGGCAAATGCCTGCATTAGCTCAAGTATCGAGCTTTATCTCCTGTCAGTTCCTCTTAAAATAGTAGTCTCAGGACTTATTGCCAGCAGCGTAACTGTGAACACTGATTGAACAACTGGGTCCAGGCTGTGAGTGAATCTGTAGGAAAAATTTGAACTATTAGTGTAGAAAGCTGAAAGTTAAACCAAACAATTGGCGAACAACCAACTTCTTTTGAAAGTTTTCCCGAGTCTTTTGTTCTGTTTAGTTTGCTTTGAATTCCTTTGCTTGTTATATTTTGTGGTGTTTGGGGTGATTTGACATTAGTGCTAGTAGCTTCGTGAGTAGAGCATTAGGTTTGCCCCCCTGGGGTCATCTAGCATGGACTGGGTGTGGGTCCGtctattcattttgaaaagtcaGAAAGGGCCAAGGGACCTGAACTAACGGGGTGGGTGTCTTGTGTAGGTTTGGACTTTgtatgacttttcaaaatttgttGACATAAGTTAGCTCAATGATAAGAATATCTCTTGGGTCCAAATTTGGTAAATGTTCCCTAACCTGCATGGCTATGGAGATAAGGGGCCATGCTGCATGAAATCCAGttagaaaaaaatgaattttttcTCATGGCTTGGTGGTGCATATGTTAACTCTTATTCTCACCAAAGGAGACTTCAGGGTTCAGTTTCTGCCCATAGAGGGGGTTGGTTGAATGAGAAGCTTTTCCTGCTCTGACTTTGTTTTCATTCGCTATACGAAGGTATCCATGGTGGCTTGTGTGCatatgtttcttaaccaatcaGAATGTTGTTTTCCAGTACGAATCAGAGTTAAACGCCTTGTCCAAGATGTTGGCAGAAACACAACATAAACTGCAGGATGCCGAATGCCGATTAACCCAACAAGATAGCTCAAAAACAGACTTAATGCGTGAATGGCAACAACGTCTGGTAGAAACGGAATCAGCCGTGAAACGGCAACAAATGGAAAAGGAAGAGCAGTCGAAACATTTAATACAAAGGTATAGCGGTCGTTCTGAATCCCACCTACAGGAGACCCAACtacgtcaacaacaacaacaacagcagctaCAACGACCGTACTCCGATTACCGGGCGGAGTCGTGTCCACAGTTGCTGAGCCGACATCACCGACAAGAATCCGAGAGCCCGCCAGTTATTTTACGCCATTCACAAAATCAAGCAAATATAAAATCTAGGTGGGCATAGTTTGCTTATGATATCAGTGGTGTGAACCTTTGTTATGTTTTCAATTAATTATGAATTTATAAATTATTAATATCAAATCTGATGATTTTCATTGATAATTATTGTAACTAATCAATAATTAATCGACTTGATTTTGTTTTGTCAATTACTTCATCGTTGGCTcagcagcagtggttttcaaacCTACATTTTCCATCTTTCCAAAACCTATACTTTTTCCCTTTAATATCCCCAAGTCCAAGCCTGTCCTCTATTCAAAGTGTAAACACTTGCTCCAATCCATTAGTACCGACCCTCTATCTGATTTCTTGTGATCTCTCTCAACTAACAGTTCACTTTAAAGTAGTTGACATGTGTTGTTGAATGACTCGCATACTGTGTATCAGACTCCTTCTGCAGTGGTTCTGTTGCCTGAAAGTAGGAAGCTTACTTTTGAAAGTAGGGCTGCTTACTTTGAAAGTAGGAAGCTTACTTTTGAAAGTAGGGCTGCTTACTTTGAAAGTAGGGCTGCCTACTTTTGAAAGTAGGGCTGCCTACTTTTGAAAGTAGGGCTGCCTACTTTTGAAAGTAGGGCTGCCTACTTTTGAAACTAGGGCTGCCTACTTTTGAAAAAAGGGCTGCCTACTTTTGAAAGTAGGGCTGCCTACTTTTGAAAGTAGGGCTGCCTACTTTTGAAAGTAGGGCTGCCTACTTTTGAAACTAGGGCTTCCATCATCTAAAAGTAGGGCTGCCTGCTACTTGTACACAATTTTCCCAAATTGTAGGGGTTGTGTACTAAAATTAGAGGGATTTTTTCTCTCACAAACTTGGGTCTCACTCAAGGCAATGTTGGCCGGAGCAGACTTTCAGCATGCAATATCACTGTGAGAGGAGCATTACTGTGTATAAATGTTGCATCTCTGAAGCACAAAGCATCAATGtaaatgttttaaaaatctgtctaccatacatgtacctttcaaGGAGTAGCCGGGCGAACACTTATCATATCAAACCTCTTTCCTAGAGTAGACATTGGTGTAGAAAACAGTGTTATATTAGCCGCAATTGAAAAATACTTGTGCTGACGGCCGATTGGTCAGGTCATATGTTGTCTTCTGTTGCCTTACAAACTGTTTTGATTTGCTGCAAATAGGTGGCTCTGAATATGAGTGTTTTCGCTAATTTTCAGTGTGAAAAATACATACGGACATGCGTACCAACCGAAACAGATTACAGACGTATGACAAGTCGAATGAAGGTGCGATAGAATTTCGATGAAAATtaatttttggtgattttggtGTGAATCCTAGTCAATGTCTTATGAATTTAATCTAAATACCTGCCAATAACTTACTCCCCAGGATGACAAATTACATCATTAACAGGAAAAAAACCTGGGTGAAATGTCACTTTGAAAATGGCACATTGATGTCATAAAGGTAGTTGACATTTAGCGCTGGCATCAGCAATGTTTGACCATGTCTGACTTCATGCCAAAAGGACATCTTTGCATATTGGTGCTACATTTATTGAATTTTTAGCAGGTTTTGTAAATGAGGTCAAAAGGTTCTTCTTCTTTCTTGAAAACATTGTCAGGATTCGCACTGAAACATCATTATGTCGGAGTGTTAGGCTTGTTTTCAAAACCACCACTGGTGTCGCCACCAGTTTGCTTGTCGCACTGTCACATATTGCTTTTGGTTTTGTAATCGTAATCCCACACTAGAGATCATGCTACTAAGAATGTATTGGTCATCCAATCGTTGACCTCTTTAATTTAATAGTGTGAATATTTATTTCATGTAACCTTGTGCAAACTGATCAAAACTTTCTGCTGCGAATAAGTCTGTGGGGCATTAGAGTCTTAATCATATAGACTTGAACTCCTGAGTTGTGTGGTCTCATAGATATTTCATAAAAGTTATTCATCAATCATCTTCACCAAGTACCTACATGTGTAAGTGGAAATCTTTGGTCAGTTTGCTTTCCTGCTCAATCCCAGCACAATCATATGTTTCAAGATTTCAGTGGAGTCCTACTTAGGTCATCCAGTCATCCCTCATAGCACATGTTGTATAGTTCTAGAATACATCAGTTTATCCATTGGACATTCtgacatttttcaaagttgTGGTTTCAATCATGGGAGCTGAACAGTTCGTCAGTGGGCCTGGACAGGGCCACATACCTAAGTCATATGGAGCGTTTCTCAAATTGAGGTATGCAGTGTCGGAAAATTAGCCAACTGTGGGCCTGGACAGGGCCACATACCTAAGTCATATGGAGCGTTTCTCAAATTGAGGTATGCAGTCTTGGAAAGTTAGCCTCAAAGAACCAAGAATCTTGCTTTGTGCTACACAAAGTAGATCTGTTGCTCAGCAGATGTCTCATCTCATCAATCAGCATATAAGCTTAGAACACATTACTTATAATGCAcattatgatttttcatttttaattaCAAACTGTGCCAGTTTTACTAATGTCCTTCGGAGGGtccagtaataaatattttgatttatCTCTAATGTCTGTGATACGAAAGTGATGAATGTTGCATAATTGAACACACTCACTAAATGCATTTTTAGAAGTTTTGGAGGGGGATACATGTAGATGGATTTGGTAGAGGCGTTTTTGACGGATGTATTTTCTATATGGATATGAAGTGTGGTGTTGGGCTTGGCTTTCTCCTTGGCATGTGTATAGTTTAGCTTCAGCTAGTCACAAATACATTCATCATGCTTGTAATGTATTCCTAAAACTTTAATCATCTCGTCAGCAGAATATCAACATAAACGTCATTGATGATGTTTCATAATCTTGAGTTTGTCAAGATTGTTAAAAGCAATGGGTTAATCTGAAACATATGTGGTTGTTCATGAACCTCACTTGTATCTGTTGTTAACAAGTGTTTGATGTTGTCCGTTCCAAGCTGTTTTCAGTTTGAACTCTGAAGGGTTCCCACTTTTAAGGAAAAAGTCCTTTGATCAGTTTTGAGTTTCGAAGCTTTGGTGCTAAGAACATCTAAAAACCCACTGATTTGACTTAAATTTGCctcattttcaaaagtgttTTGTTTGTTCTTGCAGATTAGTTGGAATGGAGAACGAACTCCGCCGTGAACAGACGGAGATGTCATCGATTCTGTCGCAGAAACAGAACGTGATAACGTCACAAGAAAAGCGCATCCATAACCTGGACGTTGCCAACTCTCGCCTCCTGGGGGCGCTGGGACAGCTGAAGGATCGTTATACAGTGCCAAGTCGAAATGGAATTGCTAACAGTAATATGCCAAGGGCGCAGTTGTCCATGACTGAGAGTGGCGAGTTTAAGAACAGTTCGTGTTAAGAATCTAATCAGGACATTGTGTTGAGAACTAGAACACGGAAGAAAGACCTCATAGATTGCTAAATAGTCTGGTGCGCCAAAGGCCTTAGATGTCCAGGTACTTGGTTTGTGCTGGATACGGTTGAGAGAAGACAGAGTGGCAAATTAGTCATCTTGCAATCATAAGTGATGTTCTGTTGTTGTTGCTtcagttgccatggtgatgTGGCATGTCATGTGATATTGTGTTGTCATATCACGTGGTTGCTATGGTTATGTGTAAACAGTTCTTGTTTCCATGGATACCAAGAGTGACGTCACTTTGAGTTTTAAAAGTACACAGCTACACTTTGTTATGGATTGTTCATTGTTGCTAAGGAGTTTTATGGTTGCTAAGCAACCACCTACTTGGAAAGTTGGATTAACAGGACCAGCATGAAAGTGGGTGTTCTGAAACACTCTTTGGGGAGAGGGAAACTTTGTCACTAGGCAGAAAGATCTGCAGACTTTTGGAAATGTTGGGACCAGTCACATTCAGCTTATTATTTGGATTTTAGAAAACAGTTTTCTGGTGATGACGAATTCAATTATgccttttaaaaaaattccgcACTCGTACCCTCGGATTAGTGTTTGTTAAGATGATATGAATTGAGGTATGATGATATGTTGGTTCCACCCTCAAAGGGTGGGGCCAGTAACTTCAAAGGCCTGATTATGTGAAATATTATGAATATACCCTATTGATGGCCAACTATAACCTGGTGCTATTAATTGTATTCAACTCTGGTGTTAAGTAGAGATCACGTTAGGGTTTTGTCTTCATGAATAAATACCTCTTTAGAGAGAAAGAAAGGGTTAATGTGTCAAGTTGACAAATCGATTTGTGGTGGAGGACAGTAAAAAGTCTGATGTTGTTTCAGTGGGCGATAACGCTTGCACGAGCAGTAGAAAGTGATTGGGCTCTGAATTGATTTACTCTCCTAAATCACTGAAGCAAtacattctccaaagcagagtCGTCTTATACAGTGTTAGTGAGGTAGTGTTTTATCTGTTATATATGTACACATATTGTGGTGTTTTAACCCTGCTTTGGAGAGTGCACCCTGAAGGCATCCCATGTACTTGATCGTATCGGacttaattcaaattcaatcatgTATAATTGTTTCCGCAAACCTCGTGCACAACTTTTCTGAACTGAAATATTAGTTGCATGTCTCGATATTGTCATGAAATAGCCTATGCCAGAGTGGCGCATGGTTGCAGCTCCACCAAGTTCTCGAGAGTTTATACAAAGGTACcttgattgtgaaaaaaatatatgcACTTGCTGTTGATTATGAGAAGATAAAGGCCTGCTGTATCTGTACTGATTTCCCTAGATTTGTTAAGAAGATATACCGATTTCCCTAACTTTTGAGAGGAGATATACTGATTTCCCTAACTTTTGAGAGGAGATATACTGATTTCCCTAGATTTTGACAGCAGATATGCTCGATTCCCTAGTTTTAAACAAGCAATACACTTTAATAAAGAGTTGTCTTGTTTTGCAATGAATCGCTTCACTTTTAAGGCTGCACTGGAAATCTACCCTGTTCTATGCACATCTTTTCTAAGGAAGATTTTGATAATATGTTTGTAACCTCCTTAGGCAAGGGTTTGGGGTGTCTCTTCTTCTATACTCAAAGCCTTCTATCAAATGCAAGTGTCCCGGTGCTCAATTGAATGAATATACTGGTCTTGGGCTAAAATAGACTTGCCCAAATCTTTCTCAGATGCATTTTAGGGTGTAATGTGCTCATTCCACCCCTCAATTTTACCAGTCACGAAATATTGGGCCGTTCTATTGTTACTAGAAATCAGTTCTGCACTGTCTTACATGTATTGTCAGTCAGTTGGGCACCATgagtatgtcatgtatgtgagGGTTACCGGAATCCTATAAAAATGTGCTTCAGGACCATATCAAAAGTTAGTGATACCGAAAAACCATAAAATAGTACTCTGTAAACTTTCGTTTGCCATTATTGTTTATTTGGTCATGCTATACCTGAGTAAAAAGTAAAAACCGATCTAAGCTAGCTTATTTCTTTGTCTCCAAGCAAGAGAGATGGGTATTTTTTGTATCATGTAGCGTCAGTGTATTACCACTGACTTGGTGTATATATGTATTATGCATTTATTATGTTCGTTATGAACATGATGTAATTTAAGTAAAACGTATCTCTTTCACATGAAATACTGGTGTTGACTTGTTCTTTGGTCTGTCACTCATTGATCCTCGCTTGAATGAGGAGATTCCCATCCCGAGAGAGCTCCATAGGAAACAAGAACCCCAGAAGAAAATTGGTTTCTGGGTGTCTGCAAGCTAAAATTAGCTAGACACAGCcaaaccagaagtattaaggtagcaggaaggggtgggtgtttgtggtttccgagtgtgagggggtaaaggggtgtctgttgactgtgctttaagagagactaggcattaacgcacagtcaacagacaaccatgcgatatggaccattctggaAAAACTCCatgaggaaggtatgctcattagcataatctattattagcccctgctcgaggtaatcttgcgcagtgttgcttctgcccacatacaaCGTGCTGaaaaacgtctcgtacaaagaaagTCTGGCATGCGTCAGACTAATAAGTAAacaacttctggctgcgcgagaccactgataaaaatgaccattgcagagactctgtgacgtaggcatatattttttacaattaaaaatgctctcaaaagacgatatggaatgattattcaTTAACATTTGccgaactatataccttctaattatcactttacataaataggtcggcgtaAGGTctcgtgcttttctttcctcgtgacaatatacggCAAAAGTCCATAATGAggtcacggtgacccgttataaatgtttcgccagcttcgctattttgccgctacgaggcgcgttgggtccttgcgtcaaggtcaaggaggataccgcggtgacgtcacatcacgtgatcccgacccatattagtgatcgctatggccaatcagattcagtctactgacagcaccagcactgaacacatctccacgtctcactgtctggagcgctcctgtacacaaaaacaccaatagacatgaaatattgcaatacctagtatggattcttcctgtgtaaaataaaatttacagagcagattaacttccacgaataaaaaagacgtttggcgtggccaaagtgcggaaataatgtctccgctaaaatacactacgaaatacactaatcaatgcactacgcaatatacagtagagatgcagttgagtttgttattgttttgacttagaagctcgcccatatcataatatattcatgtattcatgaagtatgaactcatttctgtcacatacaactctaagaacagtcaatttctccttaaatcatcaccgaaaccgcgatatccgcaggaagatttcgttctagtgtccgaaaatgcatgatcttacaggggcgctaactcgacaaatagaggggatctatggggatctatgcgagttttaggtataacaggtctcgaacttgtaaatctgtaaacatgactccaaatcccattatgataatgaagagattgccccatatctgggagactgttttgaaaccatcgctaattttggaagatcggtgcccggctatttggtttaaaaaaccctatttttccccatcaaaacagcacttttcattattcaaatgatagcttattgtctgaagacttatttcatagcagaaaagtactaataactctgatttgatgcgaaaaatctaacttttttgatgacttgattttcccttggccgtggatcgagtttgtttacaatatgcagcgccatcttggaaaaagccgtgacgtcaccgcagtATCCTCCTTGCgtcaaggttgtgactgtctttccGCATCGAAACAAGTGGTGCCCTTTTTAATTAACAACCCAGTATGTCACCATCCCCACTAATCACCTTCGAATACATCCACCAGCCTCCCTCCCATCCAGCAGTGTTCATTGCAGAAGTATGTTTCTTTCCTGAGACGtccactgatgcttgtcttcaagacaggttgttcccccaatgcactgtcGCTTAGAGCTAGCACTATTCTGTCTTCAGGATGGGTAGTTCCCTCAATACACCAGAGCTAGTGCTGATCCGTCTTCAAGATGGAGTGCCCCAATTTGCCATCAcccagagcaagcactgatctgtctccaagATGGGCTGTGCCCCCAATACAACAGCGCCAACACTGATCTTTCTTCAGGATGGGTTGTTTCAATCGCCCAATGCACTATACtcccagagctggcactgatgTTTGTCTCCAATGTGGGTTGTTCTCCTAGCGAACCATCtaccagagctagcactgatctgtcttcaagatgggttgttccccttGTGCTATATCACCCAGAGCTGGCTGCCTGCAGATAGGTTGTTCCCTTCAGTACACCTACCATCAACATCGAGGAAAGTTTATGAAGCTGAGGTTGTCTGCAAGTGGAATTCTCTCATACGGGAAGGCAAGAGACGTGATTTGCCTTGCGTGAGGACCGAATTCAGTGCAGCTGTCTCGTTAGCCCATTAAAATGGGCTTCGATCCGCTCTGTACGCTGTTCACTTA of Lineus longissimus chromosome 17, tnLinLong1.2, whole genome shotgun sequence contains these proteins:
- the LOC135501089 gene encoding ras GTPase-activating protein nGAP-like isoform X14, with the protein product MEGSSSPASRFANFFTKKGFKSNLKRTKSVTKLDRKRAGSALEHDPGSKGSSLKRSFSLGRISRKTAEASSTTSTSHKPPDENKLRPPIPTRMRTSRSHESLLIAPSMFHTVDLSAKDTDVRPLHQSLLNQNHCFQVSNKSCHKYYSCRSAAEREKWLQSLRKTMSPNQDQMRRVNNSLQLWVLEAKNVTTKKRYFCEICLDRTLYARTSSKTKGDMLFWGEHFDFNNLPDVEIITVNIYKEAEKKRKKEKNLLLGYINIPVHEVRNRTLVERWYTASSGLVGKGKENKGELPLIRIKARFQTVNILPMEMYQDLIQCLSEDYQTLVDVLEPLVSVKAKEEVATSLVHVFQRLNKVKDLLTNIVMVEIDRLENEHMTFRGNSIATKSIEAFMKLVGEKYLQDTLSEFVKTIIDAPDDCEVDPTRLANPQSLQRNQTNLVMYCEMAWCKIINSFCYFPKELKEVFASFRECCVERNREETCDNLISASIFLRFLCPAILSPSLFGLSQEYPNEKAARNLTLIAKTIQNLANFTKFGGKEEFMTFMNDFVEQEWGTMKSFLRKISTREETTNLLEFDGYVDLGRELSILHSLLIETLDKVFTLQPGEARLTRLTTTLARVTDALDNPSQTLKRKPSSGGAANYDNLSLYSSSSSTKENDTPKLNMRDYNDADLSRVNDKSVMQNLARAHRSYSLTGGSRSGVAHDLNTADDYVLFGALEENPNLSPSTSNRAEIKDLKANEHKLNQSWNQMLKAAEVVNGDVMDLIAFVDEGHGEGPNTSLDQDNGSQISISQVSNVASSGYQSFGYSQSSSPVDPSVLHSDQLTNSNTNSNRSPVTQQRTQPLSFSNPVYRLNAGLAKLPKPSKASRSSSVSSEDDGILLTRMPTPPKNVSSKPPTDLAVPRMNTINSASEECLTMPPSGLQRHHRSASLTSAPGFYRSVSNSTSPLSPNHPMANQEGFWYKEGNLQTNNLSQSVDLTSYNHHNQQQQRRPMRRTSTDTVISQSQYQYPDGRGATSPPESPRYGSLTYSQRRASLPQNNVRMGVRIVQRKLHEQEKTKEQVMEESWYESELNALSKMLAETQHKLQDAECRLTQQDSSKTDLMREWQQRLVETESAVKRQQMEKEEQSKHLIQRYSGRSESHLQETQLRQQQQQQQLQRPYSDYRAESCPQLLSRHHRQESESPPVILRHSQNQANIKSRLVGMENELRREQTEMSSILSQKQNVITSQEKRIHNLDVANSRLLGALGQLKDRYTVPSRNGIANSNMPRAQLSMTESGEFKNSSC